TCACTTCTGACCACCACTAGTACTGCTAGTAGGTAGCAATGTGGTTTAATTACAATTAATTTCAGgtttcctttctatttttgaTCAGATACCTACCCTTAAGACAGGATCTTAAGGAGAATACCATCAGATGTATAATTGTTCAAGTAGTTATTAATCTTATGTAGATACTCAACACCTCACGTTAACATGAAATCTTTGTTCAACTCTTACACTTCTTTCCATACTTCTccagtttttgtttgtgtttcccTTGATGGGATTAACTGCACAAGTCCAAGATAACTTTGGTTACTGGCAAACCCACTACCCATGTTGCAAAGAATGTCCTTTGCCACGTAACACACATCCCTGTAATGGGTATTTTAACCATTTCAGGTCAATCAGACCACAAGGTCAATCAGAAAAGCTTACTATTATCATGAAGGCTTTGTCTAACATGAAATTTTAGACCTTAGGctttaaaaactgctttttttagAAGCTTAGAATCTCACTCTGTTTTACATCTGATCTTtaatttaacaaaacaaaatcgAGTGTCCACGGTATCATTTAACAGCACACAAATATCAAACCCTCAACTGTTGTAGTGCCAGGGCCTCCAAGGAAACTGTGAAGTGCTGTACTTCATTGAGAAGAGCCAACCCCTAACTTCAACTTATGCTAAAAACATCAAAACTGCCAAACTTTCTGCAATGTGCATATACTTGGATATAATCATTACACATCAATCTATAGAGGCATAATGTTTTTAAGTACAGAATGATTGTTTCTgttgcaaacaaaaaaagctgatGGTTTTCCCCTGCTTGTCTaccaaaagaaataaatacttttccttcctctggagATTTCCCATTGGCATGTAAGTGGTGTCTTTTAACAGTCAGTCTGAGGCCAGGCCTGCACTTCCAAGGGCAACAGTCCTTCCCAAAGAATTTGGGGCATGGATGCTGTTGATTTCTCGGTTATTGATGGAACATCTCTATTTTGAAAACTATACTTATGTTTTTCAAAAGTCATTGTCTAGTTGCTTAAAGAGTATATTAGCTTTAGGGGATATAGTACCTCAACTAAAGCAGCAGTCCTTATGTCACGGTGGTTAAAAGGTTTAACCTCTCCTCTCATTGAGTAAATTCCATGTCTGTCAAACTCCCTTACTGGAGAAGAGCATACACAGATTAAGACAGACTCTTTTCTCTTCCTACCTTCTTGAAAATTTCTTTTATtcacttcaaatattttcacttttcaaaCATATTAGGTAATGATTCTCTGCATTCCAGCAGCCCTCGGAGGTACACTGAatgtttttcccttctctgcagcAGTCTGATAGTAAGTCTGAGAGAAGTAAAGCAGCTTGCCTAAAATTACACGTGGAGGAGCAGCACATCTTACATGCAACCCTGGAGCTCCTGTATCCATATCCCATGCTCAGACCATCAAACAAAACTCGACAAGATCCACTGTGACCTCTAAAACTAGAATTGGCTaatgcaggaaaaaacccagcataTTTTCAATGTTGATACCATTGTCCAAAGGGTGAGACCATGTAAGCACTACCACTACAAAAATGCAGCCTTTCATGAGCTGACAAGGGGAAGAATAAGGCAAAACACATTTCATCCCATGCACAGCCCAAAAGAAAATCCTGATTGCTTTGAACAACAGAAAGCTGTCTCAGTGAGGAAACTTAAACCTGCATACCTACTCCATTTCTTTGGTaacttttcaagaaaaaagcTGAATTTTGTTGCTGGACTTAAATAATCTATTATCATCTGTGACCCTTCTGTTGGTCCAGTCAGTCTGCTGAGTGCCAAGCTTTCAGCTAAGACAGAAATCCCACGCTCATCTGCCTTGAGTCTGAGCCCAAGGCAAGTCCACTGGCAAATACCAGTAACACCAAGGAGCTGGACTGAGGTGAAAAATTCCAATTACAATCCCTAACTGGTTACAGCAAGCAGCCATCTGTCTCGTTTGGCCTATACCCATCAGTCTTCAGCCCTTAGTCTAAATGtcaccctgcctgggcactCAGAGCATGCTTAAAAAGGAGCAGTTTGGGTTGAGGAGTGGAGTTCCCCAAATTCTGGAACAAGCTGCAAATACCAAGTATGATTTAGGATATGTTGACCTTTGCCTTGGACCACATGAATGGTACTGCAGACCATGGAAAGTTCTGTCCAGTTGCAGGTCATCccttcctgtgctgctgttAGTAAAACAACTTCCTCTCTCAGTGGCGTGAAAgattgtgaaagaaaaaatctctcattctcttcctcctcccactcccctGCCCACAAACAGAACTCAAACCCCCAAATAATCAAATATTGGGAAAGTCTGGCTGTTTCCCTTTGAATTTCCCCCATGTCTCGCTTAAAAGCACCtagcttcagaaaacaaaagacattttaaagtgCATTTACTACAGCAATAGTACCAGCAGTAAAAGTTTTTCCCCTCATCCCTCTCCTTATCATCCAACATCTGGGATTGATGAAAATCTCCCCAGAATTCATCCTCTTGGTACCTTGGAAGCCTCAGTGTCTTTGCATATCTACTTATGAcactggaaagagaagaaatctaGCATCACGCATCCTGCTCTGCACTAAACTCTACTCTGGAGCTTGGTTAGATTTATTGGGTATGAGATGTGTGGCTAAATTCTATCCCAGAGCACATGGGGGTGAGGAAGTGGAGTCAGAGTGGAGGAATGTCCCCCTCTCCAGCTCCTCGGCCACTCACTCCAGACACGCAGCTCAGTACTTGTTGATTCCAAAGATCCAGACTCCATGGAACTGAGGCAGTTTGGGGATCAGGACGCTCATGAGGGAGATGGTGTTGATTATGAAGTGTATTCGGTCATACTTTGTGTAAAAGCTGGTTAGAAAATACCtggaaaggaggggaagagagagaaagggagactGAATGACAGTGGTGGTTTTGTTCTTCAGGAGATCAGAACAGGTGATGGGTAGAGGTGCAGGAGGCAGCTCAGCTGCCCtcaaataaaatcacagaatttttttggttggaaaagccctttaagctcatagagtccaccccctgccctcacagtgcccagcccaccactaacccatggccctcagcacctcagctccacggctttgcaatatctccagggatggagactctcccacctccctgggcagcctgggacaggggcttacaaccctctcagggaaaaagttcttccacagctccaatctaaacctcccctgggccaacttgagactgtttccttttgccctgtcattcattaatggggagcagagaccaacccccatgtcactacagcctcctgtcagggagttgcagagtgctcatgtcacccctcagcctcctcttctccaggttgaataCACCCATTCCCTCAGCTACTCCCCATCAGACTGCTCCcgtgcctggctctggacatgctccagcatctcagtgtctttcttgcagtgagtggctcaacactgaacacagtatttgaggtgtggctctgccctggtcctgctatTCTAACAGTGTACTCACAACAGTACTCACAGAATGATGGGCATGATGGTCAGGAACTTGCGCGATGCTGTGAACTGCACCTCATAGTCCATCTGCTCCCAGTGCGTGAGTAGCCAAGCCTTCCCCTGGTCTGGAGTCCCAAAGGGGGTTCCTTTCACGGCATGCAGGAAGATGTACATGCTCTGGggcaaacacaaacacagtgtGAAGTGCATGTGGGGTTCCCCAtgccctccccaccccaccaTATCCAACTTTGGTGAGAAGAGGCTGTCTGTGGGAGCATGTGCCAGAGCCCCTGTCCTGCTTTCAGCTAGGAcagagtttgttttcttcccagtagctgctccagggctgtgttttggttttatgctGAAGAAAATGTTGATAACACCAGGgtgttttagttattgctgagcagggctccCACAGCATCAAGggcctttctgcttctcaccctgccctgacagTAATTGaactgggggtggggggaggccagtgtgtgcacaagaagctgtgagggagCACGGCCAGGAGAGCTAACCCTGACTAGCCAAAGGAGGACTCCATACCATAGGAGTCATGCCCAGCAGATAGACTCAGGGTGGGAGGTAGCCAGGAGGGGCGGATCACTGCTGgagcatcagtcagcaggtggggagcaactgcattgggaagtacttgtctttttcttggattttgtttctctaattattgttattatacTTTATTGTTCTTCCTGTTACTACATTTTAGTtattacatttgtttttattttaacctATGAGTTTTGATTTTCTCTTCCCAACTCCCCTCCTCATCCCATGGgaggtgtgaggaggaggagtggcCACATGAGACCCCCTGGGCTGGAAGCAGGAAGAGTTGAGGAGGAAGGCTGCTAGCCAGGGCTAACGCGGGCTTGGCTGCTATGTGTGAGGCTTCTCACTCAGCTCCCCGGCATAAACCAAGGTGGTTGCCAGATTACAGCCCTCAGATCTCTGGGATCAGGAGATTATCTTGGCCTTGCTCTATGTGCGATGGCAACACTGTCTGAAAAAGTGAAGCTCTGTAGTTGTGTTCTCCAATTGGAACACAAGCCACAGATAAACAGCAAGTGTCTGGCTGCATcacgtgtcttttaaatatagTCATTGCTGGcctttaaatgcttttctgcTCCCTGGGACAAAGCATTTAAGCATtcagagaaggggaaggagctggatgAGAAGCAGACAGATTGTGATCTCAGTCCCAAGCAGCTCCAGGTGGggtcttgtgttttttttttccttgctagaGACATGAGTAATGTTAGAATGATGGTCCCCAGTAAGGGTGGCATTTTTGTCTCTGGAATATTCTCAGCCTGggatattctttaaaataaaggaatCTAAATCGATTGCTGCACCTGGGAGGTTTTTTACTGCCCATGCCTGAGGGTGAGTGGCTGTCGAGGGGCCTGCTCCCAGGACTTGAACTGTGGAATGGCAGAGGCACAGAATAAGTGGTTAAACACAGTATAGTTTTCTCCTGCTCCCTGGAGAAGTCATCAGTGTGTGGCCACAGCTTTGTCAGGGCAGggcccagggcagccctgcacaacCACAGCAGCTGGCACCCCTGTGGAATGTCCCTGGCACCCACATCACTCTGAGCACAGCACCCCAGGCATCCTCTGGGCACCTGGGCCCTGGAAGGGGAGAAGCTGTTCCTGCATTAACCTTTTACTTGAAGCAGAACAAAGTTTGCTTTTGAATcttgttcttctttttttttaaaaaaaactctgaGGCCAATTTAGATGCTATCAGCTGAAGTGAAAGCTGTCTTGACCCTTCCTGCAGCCTGTCAGGGGTCTTCCTCTGCTCAGGAGGACAGGATAAAGGGACAGGACAaagggacctgcttctgcagggggattggactagatgatctctaaaggtcccttccaatccctgccattctatgattctatgactcacCCTACAGGCAAATGATTACAGTGTCCCCTCTGAGCAGCTTCACCAGATGTTTGGTGTCTAGTCAGTACCTAGGCTGGATTTAAACATATGACCTAGAGGCAAAGGTGCAGTCTGAGGGCTGGAGGTTGAGTAACTCATTTGGAGTCTTTGGAAATACAGAGGAAGAAATTGTTTCAACAGGTCTCTTACTAGATTGCTCTCAAAAGAACAGCTGGTGCTGAGAGATTCCCCCTCCCTTCACTGGGAAGAGAAGCCAGGATGCTGGTCCCTTACCATGTTGTGAATGATGTTGGTAAGAGTCCAGACCACAGGGACACTGAAGAAGGGAATGCTCAGGAGGACAACGTGTAGCAGGCCAATTCCAAGGACGAAGGAGAGCCAGATGCCCCGGCTGTTCATGACACAGGTGTTGGGATTCACCTCACTGTGTGCCGTTCCCACATTCATTGTGGCTCTTGCATCCAATAGGCACCCCTTAAACTAAAGCAGCCTCAGGTCAGTACCCAGATCAGGGCAGCACTCCATCTTAATTTACAGAATcaagtggtgggggttggaagggcccttcagagctcatccagcccaactccctgctaaagcaggttccccaggcagcacagaaacatatccaggtgggtttggaaacctcccgagaaggagtctcccagagaacttctgaagagagtccagcgcagggctaccaagacgatcaggggactggaacatctttcataagaggaaaggctgcgggaactggggctgtttagtctagaaaagagaagattgagggagAATCTTATtactatttacaaatatctaaatggtgggtgtcaggaggttgggacatcccttttttctattgtaggtagcaacaggacaaggggtaatgggatgaagctggaaaacaaaaagttccacttaaatagaagaaaaatctacttcactgtgagggtgacagagcagtggcacaggctgtccagaggagttgtggagtctccttccttggaggtcttcaagacatgcctggacatgttcctatgcaacctgatctaggttgactggcttctgcaggagggttggactagatgatctctaaaggtcccttccaaccctaccattctatgattctatccaTCAGCTTACAGGATTTCTGGGCAGACAGGAGCTCGGGTTTACCGGGATTATGAGAAACAGCACAAATTAGAACCATGGGAAAGCTCGAGTATCCTCGAGATCAGGACAATGTTGAGTAAAACCACCTTTGTCTGCATCCCAGGGAAACGTAACTCCGTTAGGAAATACCTCTTTGGACAGAGTAGCTGAAGGTGAGGACTGTTTCCTGAGCTCCTGCCTCATGTTTATACTGCTTTGGTTCTTGGAAGACACATTGCTGTTCTCTCTCGCTCTCAGAGCCCTTGGTCTCAGGAGGCACCTCCACGCCAGCTCCACCATCACATTCTGTCTGGCGCTGCCTGCTGTTCCCTGGTCCCCTGCCGAGCTCTGGGCCTGCCTTCTGTCACAAGTTGTCTCTCTCCCATCTTCCTGTCCAGGACACAAAGCCAACACTTGGCTCCACAACTCCCGGGATGCTCGCTGGAACTTCCAAGACTCTTTCAACTGCACCAGCAGCTGTTGCAGCTCCAGtgaggcagcactgctgggagagCTGAGCAGATGCTTCCCTACCTCTGCCACCTGGGGGGCTGATGGCAGAAGGTTTCTGTTGTCAGAAAAGAGACCTGTAGGTCTGTGGAGTggtccttttcctgtcactcaTCTCCAGGGTGAAAGGATATTGGCTACTGGATATTCCCGATCAAAGCCTGCTTTGGAAAAAGAACACATTggcagtgtgccctcgtggccaagaaggccaatggcatcctgggatgcatcaagaagagtgtggcagCAGGTCGaaggagattctgctccccctctactctgccctggtgaggcctcatctggagtcctgtgtccagttctgggctccccagctcaaagagagaaagggaactgctggagaaaggccagcacaggtccaccaagatgatcaggggactggaacatttctcTGAgggggaaaggctgcgggaactgggactgaaGGAGGCACCCTATCAATACTTAGAAGTACCTAAAgagtgaatgtcaggaggatggtgTGACACTTTTCTGTTGTCTGCAGCAACAGGATACAGGGTAacggacataagctggaacacaaaaaagttccacttaaacacaaggaaaatctcCTTtgatgttgaggtgagggaccctggcccaggctgcccagggagggtgtggaggc
This window of the Colius striatus isolate bColStr4 chromosome W, bColStr4.1.hap1, whole genome shotgun sequence genome carries:
- the LOC104553376 gene encoding ORM1-like protein 3, which gives rise to MNVGTAHSEVNPNTCVMNSRGIWLSFVLGIGLLHVVLLSIPFFSVPVVWTLTNIIHNMSMYIFLHAVKGTPFGTPDQGKAWLLTHWEQMDYEVQFTASRKFLTIMPIILYFLTSFYTKYDRIHFIINTISLMSVLIPKLPQFHGVWIFGINKY